The genomic interval TGCTCCAACCCCTCAAAACGAAGAAATCCGTGCAGTTGGCAGGCTAAAAAGAGAACGCTCTATGAGTGAAAATGCTGTTCGCCAAAATGGACAGCTGGTCAAAACTGACTCCATGTATGGCATTTCAAATATAGATGCAATGATTGAAGGAACTTCAGAAGACATGACAGTTGTAGATGCAGCTTCATTAAGACGACAGATAATCAAACTAAATAGACGTCTGCAACTTCTGGAAGAGGAGAACAAAGAACGGGCTAAAAGAGAAATGGTCATGTATTCAATTACTGTAGCATTCTGGCTGCTTAATAGCTGGCTCTGGTTTCGCCGCTAGAGGTAACCTCAGCTCTCAGAAATATTGTCTCAACAGCTGGAAATATAAAGAAtttgcaaacttaaaaaaaaataaaaataaaaaataaagatgaaaatgaataaaatgtgtaTGAGTTAACCCTAACTAATAAACAGCTGAAAattatggtggctcagacagttaagaatcttcctgcaaatacaggagacccaggtttgattcctgtgttggaaatatcccctggaaaaggaaatggtaatccactctagtattcttgccttgagaatcctttggacagaggagtccatggggtcacaaagagtcagacacaactgagtgactaacacacacacacacacaattttatgTCTATTTTCAATTCTCAATACCAAAAAATAGTATACTTCAGTACAGAAAGATGATCACCTTATGTTACTGGTTATAATGTAAATGACAACTTTTTAGGAAGGTGACTAGATAAGATAAATCAGAagtcttgaaaaattaaaagcactcTGATTTTATATCTCCATTTTcaggaatatttcaaaagaaaattcatgCACATGAATAAAGATTTATGCAATGGTTGTTCATCACATCATAGTAAAAAAAGCAGGAACAATGTAAGTGCCCAGTAAGAATGATGGCTGGGTGagattatttaatataaatgttttaaaattagttaatCCTTGATAAATCAGTAAGTGTTTGGTGATATTTAGTCATCTGTCTGCAGTACAGATTTTTTGcacatcaaaaatttaaaataaatttttgcctCCATCAATATGAAGTCATTCATACTcttattttgcaaatgaaaaaaagtcatttttcattattttttctcatgtaattttaatattgtataaaaataatctgaaataaagatattgaataaatttaaaatataacttttttttaatgcaatataACACAAAATTAGCATGCTTAAATAGATTTGGTCTGCTGTTAAGGCTTTCCCTAAATATCACATAGTCTGCCAAATCAAGACAGATGACATTGTGACCATCCGTTTTGCAAACTTGACTGTATTTGACCAGAAATTAGATCTTAAGTGCTAATAAATATATGTGCTTCTCTCCTGTTTCTGAAAATACATAGGATAAATATGCTAGCCAAATGGTATCCTGTATATTCAGCCCTATTGGAAGTGGATTGCACTTCTGAATATGAAATTCTAATGTAAtttagcaaaacaaaaacatattacCTGCTGACAaactttatagaaaaatattttaattcaaactTAGTATTATTACCATTATATTGACAATGGAATTATAAGCATACCTCAGGGAGATCATGGTTTAGTTCCAGACCATTCCAAAAATGTATATTGCAATAGAGAGTCACATGAATTTGGAGGTTTCTAAGAgcataaaagggcttcccaggtggctcagagctTAAAAGCGTCTGTCTCaaacgtgggagacccgggttcgatccctgggttgggaagatcccctggagaaggaaatggtaacccactccagtattcttgcctggagaatcccatggacggaggaaactggtagtccacggggtcgcaaagagtcagacacgactgagcgacctcactcaCTCACcaagagcataaaaatgttaTGTTTATACTAACTGTAGTCTAtgaagtgtgcaatagcattatatctaaaaattttacatttgttgttgttatttagttgctaagttttgtcagACTGTTTTATGAACCTATGGAACCTATGGactccaaggagcctggcagactacagtccatgggcctcAAAgtatcaaacacgactgagtgactaagcacgcatgacTGATCAGGGGGATGGCTGCTAAAGGTTACGGTGGTTGTGAAAATTTCCTAATAAGAAAACAATTGAAGTCCGCTGTATcgattgactcttcctttcaccgATGATTTATCTGTAACATGCAATGCTCCTTGACAGCATTTTACtcacagtagaacttctttcaaaattgaacTGTCTCACACTctgccactgctttatcaactaagttctTGTAATAATCTAAAACCTTTGCtatcatttcaacaatcttcacacCATCTTCACTCAAAGTAAATTCCATCTCAAGAAGCCATTTTTTTGCTCATCCATAAGAGACAACAGTAAatgttttatcatgagattgctGCAATTTAGttacatcttcaggctccactcctgattttgttttgcttgctATTTCTACCACATCCAAAAGgtacttcctccactgaagtttTGAGCCCCTAAAAATCAGCCACGAGGATTGGAATTAACCTCTTCCAAACTCCTTTTCATGTGACATTTGGCCCCTTCTCATGAATCACATAAGTTCTTAATGGAATCTATAATGGTGAGGCCTTGCCAGAGGTTTTTCAATTTACTTTACCAGATTCATCAGAGGAATCATATAGCAGCTATAGccttaaaaatttcatttcttaaataatacttgaaaatcaaaattactccttgatccatgggctgtAGAATAGATGTTGTGTTTTCAGGCATGAAAGCAACATTAATGTCATTGTATATTTCCATCAGTACTATTGGGTGTCCAAGAACATTGTCAACaagcagtaatattttgatacaattttttttttctgagcaataATCACAACAGTGGTATTAAGATATTCAATAAGCCATGTTATAAACAGACATGCTGCCATCAAGCTTAGTTGTTCCATTTATATAGTACTGGCAGAGGGTATTTAGTGTAATTCTTAAGAGCCCTAGAATTTgcagaatggtaaatgagcactgATTTCAACTTAAAGTTACTAGCTACACTAACCCCTAACAAGAGTTAACCTGTCGTTTGAAGTATTGAAGCCGagcattgacttctcctctctgtgAAAATCCTAAATGCCTTCTTCTTCCAATAGGAGGCTATTGTGTCCAaattgaaaatatgtttttttcataTAACTACCTTCATTAATTATCTTGGTTAGATCTTCTCTAAAATTTGCTGCAGTTTCTGCATCAGTATTTGCTGTTTTGCCTAATATCCTCTTAGGTTATGGAGATGCCCTCTTTCCTTCAAATTTATGAACTAACCTCTGCTACTTGAAACATTTGTCCTGCAGTTTCCTCACTTCTCTCAGACGTCACAGAATTAAAGAGAGTTAGGGCCTTCTCTGTATTAGATTTTGATTTAGAGAAATGTTGTGGCTGGTTTAGTCTTTTCTCTGGATCAGTGAAACttctccatatcagcaataaGGCTGTTGCAGTTTCTcatcattcatgtgttcacttttaatttcctttgcaTTAACAACATGGCTGTTTAGCACAAGAAACCTAGATTTTGGTCTGTTTAGGCTTTTGACATGTCTTCTTCACTAAACATTTCTAACTTTTGGTTTAAAATGAGAGAAGTACACTCTTCCTTTCATTCAAACACTTAAAGACCATTGTAGGGTTATTAGTTGACTAAtttcaatattgtagtgtttcAGAGAATAGGGAGGcccaaggaaagagagagagatagggaAATGGCCAGTCATTGGAGCAATcagaacacacacaacatacaaaGTTAAGTTCTCTGTATGGATGTAGTTTGCcctcaaaatattttcatagtaACATCAATGATAACTCATCACATATTactgtaacaaatataataataatgaaaaccttTGAAATGTTGCAAGAATCACCAACATTTGACACAGAGACATTAAGTGAGCAAATGTTAGAAAAATGGTGGTCATAGATTTGCTTCAGGCAGTCTTGCTACACACCTTTTGCAGTTAAAAAGCTCTAcctgcaaagtgcaataaaacaagTAACATACGCCTATACTAGTAAGAACCTAATGTATTGCTATTTGACATGTATGTTTTTGGTTAGATACCAGCATAATATGCTGCTTAGCCATCAACTAAAACCATAGGTGACTTAGTGCTACTAAGTATGTCATATTTGGACTTGTTCTGATCAAAATTTttgcaaaataaatgtaaagatcacaccaacagtgtaagagggttccctttactccacaccctctccagcatttattgcttgtaactctatggctgattcatatcaatgtatgacaaaacccactgaaatgttgtgaagtaattagcctccaactaataaaaaaataaaaaataaaataaaataaaatgtaaagatcCATTGACACAACAGAATGTCTTTGAGcttctatatattatattaattccTTGTAAAACCTAAACACTGCAACTGGTTTCAAAAGTTTCAACTTATTTGTGTATAAATATGAAATGGCACAAATAGAGGTCAAGCTTTACTATTTTCCTAGATATGCACTGCTTCTATGGGTATTCTGAGTATACCAAATAGTAAGAAGATGGGGAAAATAAAGACTATCCACTGGTCAGCCACCTCAGTTCTCTATGATCATAAGACTCTGACTTAGTGGAGGGTGGAGATATAATCCAGTCATTgccttacttttaaaaagttatttggtGGCCTCTACTTTCCACTTTGGGAAGGATAACCAGCTTTTGTTATTTTCCCATCAGTTGGGaggtgggaagaaaagagaaaaagagtcaAGGCAATTTTTGCATgtatattgcaaaaaaaaaaaaaaaatcacattactcCAAAGGCAGATATCTTCTTTCACTTATCTCTTTACCTTAAGTGGTGAGAAGAAAAGTGATTCTTCCATCATTTTTATAATAGTGTACTCTCCCTTGTCTATCCCTGTCCTATCTGTGAGTGAATGGATAGTATTTGATTTGACCTAAGTGAATGTTCATAAAGGCTACTGGGGCAGACATGAATACAGATACTGACTTTATCTCAGAATGTCTTCTGGCCATCATTGTCTCCCTCCTGCCCAGATGTCACAAATGATGACAACATAGCAACCCTTGGATCCCTGTGGAACTCATTTTGGAATGTGGATAAATGGACTCTCTCATCTTCAAGAAGATATGACAAACTTGGGTTTACCAGATGTGAACATACCCAACACTGGTAGGTGCATAAGGAATAGAGGAAGTAAatcattctctttctctgttaAAAATTTAACCAACTGACCTAAATAACTTTCTATAGCTGTGCTGTTGGCAGAAACTACTGTGGAATTCACTCTACCTGGAATCAGTCAGAACTGATATAAAAACTTATATTAAATGAGCCCtctaaggacagaggatgagactaaTACGTGACATATCTGGGTGGTCCTTAGAGGATGTATGGTATGGAAGTGGGCTTGATGTGCTTTTGGTGGCATGCTGACTCTAGTAGTTCCCTCCTTGATGGAACTTTCACCATGCTAACACAGATCCTCTGTGTGAAGCCTGTATTATGGAATAATACAGTATTCAGGGGACAGCAAGCTTTCAGGTCCATATTTGTGTGTAAACCCCCACTGCCCGCTACATAAACCCTATATTATATATGCAGCATGTAGTACACTCATCTGAAATTTACTATTAATAAATCACTGGACTGGCAGAGTATCTCATGCATCACATGTGGCACTAGTGATTTTGGCCATGATCCCTTGAAGGATGAGTGGTGAAAGTAGAGGAAAGATTGGCAGTGTTTCCCAAGGTCAGTTTTGAGGTGACTGGCCAACTTTAGCAGTTATCCAA from Dama dama isolate Ldn47 chromosome 9, ASM3311817v1, whole genome shotgun sequence carries:
- the LOC133061491 gene encoding mitochondrial fission factor, which encodes MAEISRIQYEMEYTEGISQRMRVPEKLKVAPPNADLEQGFQEGVSNASVIMQVPERIVVAGNNEDIPFSRPADLDLIQSTPFKPLALKTPPRVLTLSERPLDFLDLERPAPTPQNEEIRAVGRLKRERSMSENAVRQNGQLVKTDSMYGISNIDAMIEGTSEDMTVVDAASLRRQIIKLNRRLQLLEEENKERAKREMVMYSITVAFWLLNSWLWFRR